TGAATTGTGTGGAAAATCTTATCATTAACCGTAGGGAAACTAGCATTGACGACCTCAGCTCCGTGTTCTTCGAGGACGGTAATAAGTTGATAAAGCATGAAGTTTTTGTTCAAACCAGTTACAACTAGCACTACCATAGCAGTTTCGAAGTCTTTAACTTCAAGTATCGGCAAAGTTGCTCCTGATAAGTTCTTATCGGTCATGGTAGAAGTACTTGATGATGAACAACTACTGCTAATACTATTGGTGCTGATATATTCTTGTTCGCCCCCGTGattcatttcatttttatttctctGCAGGTCATCTATTCTCTTTCTCAATTCTTTTATGTACTCAGCTGCATCGTCTAACTGATCTGTCTTTGGAGATATATCctgctcaa
This portion of the Papaver somniferum cultivar HN1 chromosome 11, ASM357369v1, whole genome shotgun sequence genome encodes:
- the LOC113324056 gene encoding transcription factor bHLH168-like, yielding MVELAFPCQYFMLSPNYNSQASAFLLGFSLLSTKRKMKSCKKSDTLERKIVEKNRRIQMKALCFKLVSLTTPKSTIDYILDISPKTDQLDDAAEYIKELRKRIDDLQRNKNEMNHGGEQEYISTNSISSSCSSSSTSTMTDKNLSGATLPILEVKDFETAMVVLVVTGLNKNFMLYQLITVLEEHGAEVVNASFPTVNDKIFHTIHSQVRCSRLGVDTSKICEGLKKLVYA